A genome region from Nocardioides cynanchi includes the following:
- the gcvH gene encoding glycine cleavage system protein GcvH — MYPDDLKYTQEHEWVRSPGESEGSVRVGITHFAQDALGDIVYVSLPAVGDAVVAGAACGELESTKSVSDVYAPVDGEIVAVNESLDATPELVNSDPYGGGWLYDLVPSQPEALDALMDATTYQGTLAE; from the coding sequence GTGTACCCCGACGACCTCAAGTACACCCAGGAGCACGAGTGGGTCCGCAGCCCCGGCGAGTCCGAAGGCTCCGTGCGGGTCGGCATCACCCACTTCGCTCAGGACGCGCTCGGCGACATCGTCTACGTCTCGCTGCCGGCCGTCGGTGACGCCGTGGTGGCCGGGGCCGCGTGCGGTGAGCTCGAGTCGACCAAGTCGGTCAGCGACGTCTACGCACCCGTCGACGGCGAGATCGTCGCGGTCAACGAGTCCCTCGACGCGACTCCGGAGCTCGTCAACAGCGATCCGTACGGCGGGGGCTGGCTCTACGACCTGGTCCCCAGCCAGCCCGAGGCGCTCGACGCGCTGATGGACGCCACGACCTACCAGGGCACGCTCGCGGAGTAG
- a CDS encoding FHA domain-containing protein gives MPFCTNCGKANPDDARFCASCGTRLVSDAVPDSTATINISGGERSDISSDRQLNPVDAAAVDALPLGSALLVVQRGPGAGSRFLLDKDVTTAGRHADSEIFLDDVTVSRRHATFTREGDTFTVADAGSLNGTYVNRDRIDTVQLKDTDEVQIGKYRLVFFQGHENP, from the coding sequence ATGCCGTTCTGCACCAACTGCGGCAAGGCGAACCCCGATGACGCCCGCTTCTGCGCGAGCTGCGGGACCCGCCTGGTGAGCGACGCCGTTCCTGACTCGACCGCCACCATCAACATCTCCGGCGGCGAGCGTTCCGACATCTCCTCCGACCGCCAGCTGAACCCGGTCGACGCGGCCGCCGTGGACGCGCTGCCGCTCGGCTCGGCGCTCCTCGTGGTGCAGCGCGGGCCGGGAGCCGGCAGCCGCTTCCTCCTCGACAAGGACGTCACCACCGCCGGTCGGCACGCCGACAGCGAGATCTTCCTGGACGACGTGACCGTCTCGCGCCGGCACGCGACGTTCACCCGCGAGGGCGACACCTTCACCGTCGCCGACGCGGGCAGCCTGAACGGCACCTACGTCAACCGCGACCGGATCGACACCGTGCAGCTCAAGGACACCGACGAGGTGCAGATCGGCAAGTACCGCCTGGTCTTCTTCCAGGGCCACGAGAACCCATGA
- a CDS encoding MerR family transcriptional regulator, with the protein MTEPLGAGAAKAGRVRLNIGEVLDRLRPDFPGVTIPKIRFLEDKGLVKPERTPSGYRKFSGEDVDRLRYVLRMQRDHYLPLRVIGEHLDAIDRGLEPPPIEPVVPTVPTVSLAADGLPSPESFSRRDNVRLSRKELLKIAEVSDELLTQLEQYGLVTPRTGTGHYDTDALVIATTARELADFGFEPRHLRAFKTSADREVGLVEQVIAPQKRGRDASARARAQDTVSEIAALSVRLHATLVKAGLRSV; encoded by the coding sequence ATGACCGAGCCGCTCGGCGCGGGTGCAGCGAAGGCCGGCCGGGTCCGGCTCAACATCGGTGAGGTCCTCGACCGGCTGCGGCCAGACTTCCCCGGGGTGACGATCCCCAAGATCCGCTTCCTCGAGGACAAGGGGCTGGTCAAGCCCGAGCGCACCCCTTCGGGGTACCGGAAGTTCTCCGGCGAGGACGTCGACCGCCTGCGCTACGTGCTGCGGATGCAGCGCGACCACTACCTCCCGTTGCGGGTGATCGGCGAGCACCTCGACGCGATCGACCGCGGGCTCGAGCCGCCGCCGATCGAGCCGGTGGTCCCCACCGTGCCGACCGTCTCGCTGGCCGCGGACGGTCTCCCGTCACCCGAGTCGTTCAGCCGCCGCGACAACGTGCGGCTCTCCCGCAAGGAGCTGCTCAAGATCGCCGAGGTCTCCGACGAGCTGCTCACCCAGCTCGAGCAGTACGGCCTGGTGACGCCGCGGACCGGCACCGGTCACTACGACACCGACGCCCTGGTGATCGCGACCACCGCCCGCGAGCTCGCCGACTTCGGTTTCGAGCCGCGCCACCTCCGCGCCTTCAAGACCTCCGCCGACCGTGAGGTCGGCCTGGTCGAGCAGGTGATCGCTCCGCAGAAGCGCGGTCGCGACGCCTCGGCCCGGGCCCGTGCGCAGGACACCGTCAGCGAGATCGCCGCGCTCTCGGTGCGGCTCCACGCGACCCTGGTCAAGGCCGGTCTGCGCAGCGTCTGA
- a CDS encoding bifunctional nuclease family protein has product MREVDVLGVRVEMPSNSPIVLLRDVEGQRYLPIWIGAVEATAIAFAQQGVVPPRPLTHDLLKDVLDSTGNELTEVRITEVKDGMFFATLVLASGVEVSARPSDSIALALRTGSKILCADAVLDEAGLDAPAEQEDEVEKFREFLDQISPEDFETT; this is encoded by the coding sequence ATGCGCGAGGTGGATGTCCTGGGTGTGCGGGTCGAGATGCCGTCGAACTCCCCGATCGTGCTGCTGCGCGACGTGGAAGGTCAGCGCTACCTCCCGATCTGGATCGGCGCGGTCGAGGCCACGGCCATCGCCTTCGCCCAGCAGGGCGTCGTACCCCCGCGGCCGCTGACCCACGACCTGCTCAAGGACGTGCTCGACTCGACCGGGAACGAGCTCACCGAGGTCCGGATCACCGAGGTCAAGGACGGCATGTTCTTCGCCACCCTGGTGCTCGCGTCCGGCGTGGAGGTCAGTGCCCGGCCGTCGGACTCCATCGCGCTGGCGCTGCGCACCGGGAGCAAGATCCTGTGCGCGGACGCCGTGCTCGACGAGGCCGGTCTCGACGCTCCGGCCGAGCAGGAGGACGAGGTCGAGAAGTTCCGGGAGTTCCTCGACCAGATCTCGCCGGAGGACTTCGAGACGACCTGA
- a CDS encoding MerR family transcriptional regulator has protein sequence MEAVVNDNEQHTAEDQAGQAEAVEAAEEQGLLFTDDVSPLPSDTGYRGPTACNAAGITYRQLDYWARTGLVEPTVRGATGSGSQRLYSFRDILILKVIKRLLDAGISLQQIRTAVQHLRARGTDDLTRVTLMSDGASVYECTSNDEVIDLLQGGQGVFGIAIGGVWREIEGTLAELPSERTAEEPQVSDAADELAARRAARKLG, from the coding sequence ATGGAGGCAGTAGTGAACGACAACGAGCAGCACACCGCCGAGGACCAGGCCGGACAGGCCGAGGCGGTCGAAGCCGCGGAGGAGCAGGGTCTGCTCTTCACCGACGACGTCTCACCGCTGCCCAGCGACACCGGCTACCGTGGTCCGACGGCGTGCAACGCCGCCGGCATCACCTACCGCCAGCTCGACTACTGGGCCCGCACCGGCCTCGTCGAGCCGACGGTCCGCGGCGCGACCGGCTCGGGCTCCCAGCGGCTCTACTCCTTCCGCGACATCTTGATCCTCAAGGTGATCAAGCGACTCCTCGACGCCGGCATCTCGCTGCAGCAGATCCGCACTGCCGTCCAGCACCTCCGCGCCCGCGGCACCGACGACCTGACCCGCGTGACCTTGATGAGCGACGGCGCCTCGGTCTACGAGTGCACCAGCAACGACGAGGTGATCGACCTGCTCCAGGGTGGGCAGGGCGTGTTCGGGATCGCGATCGGCGGAGTGTGGCGCGAGATCGAGGGCACCCTCGCCGAGCTGCCGAGCGAGCGCACGGCGGAGGAGCCCCAGGTCTCCGACGCCGCCGACGAGCTGGCCGCCCGCCGGGCCGCCCGCAAGCTCGGCTAG
- the gcvP gene encoding aminomethyl-transferring glycine dehydrogenase, with product MLEAVGFASLDELMAAAVPTAIATDALDLPEPLSEYDAARELRRLAAANRPAESMIGLGYHATITPPVIRRNVLEDPAWYTAYTPYQPEISQGRLEALLNFQTVIGDLTGLPTANASLLDEGTAAAEAMTLVRRAQRGASGPFLVDADALPQSIEVISTRAHAMGIEVVVADLTDGLPEGELSGVLVQYPGASGRIVDPRPLIEQAHDRGALAVVAADLLALTLLESPGELGADIVVGSSQRFGVPLFYGGPHAGFMSVSAGLERHLPGRLVGVSIDAEGRPAYRLALQTREQHIRRDKATSNICTAQVLLAVVASMYAVYHGPEGLKAIAERINGHARELAAVLGDRGVEVVHDRFFDTVLARVPGRAADVVAAARERDVQVRHVDDDHVGLSVGETYGPATLAALLHAFGVWEEGAFGVASVDTIPSALARSTPYLTHEVFSSHHSETQMLRYLRRLSARDYALDRGMIPLGSCTMKLNATTEMEPVSMPGFADLHPFAPVEDARGYRELVDQLEGWLAEVTGYDAVSIQPNAGSQGELAGLLAIRAYHHANGDAGRTVCLIPSSAHGTNAASAVMAGMQVVVVKAAGDGAVDLDDLRAVCETHAGKIAAIMVTYPSTHGAYEGTITELCSIVHEAGGQVYVDGANLNALLGHARPGEFGGDVSHLNLHKTFCIPHGGGGPGVGPVGVRAHLAPYLPSHRQHPDPAKRDGIGAISAAPYGSAGILPISWAYIAMMGAEGLRRATATAVLAANYVAARLDGAFPVLYKGQGGLVAHECILDLRAITKASGVTVDDVAKRLVDYGFHAPTMSFPVAGTLMVEPTESEDLGEIDRFCDAMLAIRAEIEQVEHGEWSVDKSPLRGAPHTTRAIVGDWDRAYPRELAAFPTGPDPDKYWPPVARIDQAYGDRHLVCACPPPEAFAEN from the coding sequence ATGCTCGAGGCCGTCGGCTTCGCCTCGCTCGACGAGCTGATGGCGGCCGCCGTGCCCACCGCGATCGCCACTGACGCCCTCGACCTGCCCGAGCCGCTCTCGGAGTACGACGCGGCCCGTGAGCTGCGCCGGCTGGCGGCGGCCAACCGGCCGGCGGAATCGATGATCGGGCTCGGCTACCACGCCACGATCACCCCGCCGGTGATCCGGCGCAACGTGCTCGAGGATCCCGCCTGGTACACCGCCTACACGCCGTACCAGCCCGAGATCTCGCAGGGCCGGCTCGAGGCGCTGCTCAACTTCCAGACCGTGATCGGCGACCTGACCGGCCTGCCGACAGCCAACGCGAGCCTCCTCGACGAGGGCACCGCGGCCGCCGAGGCGATGACGTTGGTACGCCGTGCGCAGCGCGGCGCGAGCGGGCCGTTCCTGGTCGACGCGGACGCACTGCCGCAGTCGATCGAGGTGATCAGCACCCGGGCCCACGCCATGGGGATCGAGGTCGTCGTCGCCGACCTGACCGACGGTCTGCCCGAGGGCGAGCTGTCCGGGGTGCTCGTGCAGTATCCCGGTGCCTCCGGGCGGATCGTCGACCCCCGACCGCTCATCGAGCAGGCCCACGACCGGGGCGCGCTGGCCGTCGTGGCCGCCGACCTGCTGGCCCTGACCCTGCTGGAGTCGCCGGGCGAGCTCGGCGCAGACATCGTGGTCGGCTCGTCGCAGCGCTTCGGAGTCCCGCTGTTCTACGGCGGCCCGCACGCCGGCTTCATGTCGGTCTCCGCCGGGCTCGAGCGGCACCTGCCCGGCCGGCTCGTGGGGGTGTCGATCGACGCCGAGGGTCGTCCGGCGTACCGCCTCGCCCTGCAGACGCGCGAGCAGCACATCCGCCGGGACAAGGCGACCTCCAACATCTGCACGGCGCAGGTGCTGCTCGCCGTCGTCGCCTCGATGTACGCCGTCTACCACGGCCCTGAGGGGCTGAAGGCGATCGCGGAGCGGATCAACGGCCACGCCCGCGAGCTCGCGGCGGTGCTGGGCGACCGCGGCGTCGAGGTGGTGCACGACCGCTTCTTCGACACTGTCCTGGCCCGGGTGCCCGGACGTGCGGCCGACGTCGTGGCGGCGGCTCGCGAGCGGGACGTGCAGGTCCGGCACGTGGACGACGACCACGTCGGACTGAGCGTGGGGGAGACCTACGGGCCCGCCACTCTGGCGGCCCTGCTGCACGCGTTCGGCGTCTGGGAGGAGGGCGCCTTCGGCGTCGCCAGTGTGGACACCATCCCGAGCGCCCTCGCCCGCAGCACGCCGTACCTGACCCATGAGGTCTTCTCCAGCCACCACAGCGAGACCCAGATGCTGCGCTACCTGCGTCGGCTGTCCGCCCGCGACTACGCGCTGGACCGCGGGATGATCCCGCTCGGCTCGTGCACGATGAAGCTCAACGCCACCACCGAGATGGAGCCGGTCTCGATGCCGGGCTTCGCCGACCTGCACCCCTTCGCGCCGGTGGAGGACGCCCGAGGCTACCGCGAGCTGGTCGACCAGCTCGAAGGCTGGCTGGCGGAGGTGACCGGCTACGACGCGGTCTCGATCCAGCCGAACGCCGGCTCCCAGGGAGAGCTCGCCGGGTTGCTCGCGATCCGCGCCTACCACCACGCCAACGGCGACGCGGGCCGCACCGTCTGCCTGATCCCGTCGTCGGCGCACGGCACCAACGCGGCGTCCGCGGTGATGGCCGGGATGCAGGTGGTCGTGGTCAAGGCCGCGGGCGACGGGGCCGTCGACCTCGACGACCTGCGCGCGGTCTGCGAGACCCACGCCGGCAAGATCGCCGCGATCATGGTCACCTACCCCTCCACCCACGGGGCCTACGAAGGCACGATCACCGAGCTCTGCTCGATCGTCCATGAGGCGGGCGGCCAGGTCTACGTCGACGGCGCCAACCTGAACGCCCTGCTGGGCCATGCCCGGCCGGGGGAGTTCGGCGGCGACGTCTCGCACCTCAACCTGCACAAGACCTTCTGCATCCCGCACGGTGGCGGCGGGCCGGGCGTGGGTCCGGTGGGCGTGCGCGCGCACCTCGCGCCGTACCTCCCGTCGCACCGGCAGCACCCCGACCCCGCCAAGCGCGACGGCATCGGCGCGATCAGCGCGGCGCCGTACGGATCGGCGGGAATCCTGCCGATCTCGTGGGCCTACATCGCGATGATGGGGGCCGAGGGGCTGCGCCGAGCGACCGCGACCGCGGTGCTGGCGGCCAACTACGTCGCGGCGCGGCTCGACGGCGCGTTCCCCGTGCTCTACAAGGGCCAGGGCGGCCTGGTCGCCCACGAGTGCATCCTCGACCTGCGGGCGATCACCAAGGCGTCGGGCGTCACCGTCGACGACGTGGCCAAGCGACTGGTCGACTACGGCTTCCATGCGCCGACGATGTCGTTCCCGGTGGCCGGCACGCTGATGGTCGAACCGACGGAGTCCGAGGACCTCGGCGAGATCGACCGGTTCTGCGACGCGATGCTCGCCATCCGGGCGGAGATCGAGCAGGTCGAGCACGGCGAGTGGAGCGTGGACAAGTCGCCGCTGCGCGGGGCACCCCACACCACCCGCGCCATCGTCGGCGACTGGGACCGCGCGTACCCCCGTGAGCTGGCGGCCTTCCCGACCGGCCCCGACCCCGACAAGTACTGGCCGCCGGTGGCCCGGATCGACCAGGCCTACGGCGACCGGCACCTGGTCTGCGCCTGCCCGCCCCCCGAGGCGTTCGCGGAGAACTGA
- a CDS encoding metallopeptidase TldD-related protein: MAGSRGAELPGTATATVQQLVEHALASSTADDCIVVADHRTSANLRWAHNTLTTNGVMRGIDVTVISFARRSGGVCVGTVSGSAGSPEQVTALVSAADAAALLASPAPDAHDLVADVTDPAWDDEPGETDIHVFDAFAPALGEAFGRAHGGGRILYGFVDHHVTTTYLASSTGVRLRHVQPTGHYACTGKTADLASSAWVGGATRDFVGVDALAVEAELEQRLGWAARRVDLAAGRYDTVLPPAAVADLMIDAYWSAGARDAHDGQSVYSRRGGGTRIGETIVRPDVTLYSDPRYAGLECAPYAVVEASGNDDSVFDNGLPLGRTDWIDHGVLSALRQTRETADLTGRPVTPAIDNLVLEVDGATGSLDDLVTGTEHGLLLTCLWYIRSVDPQTLLLTGLTRDGVYLVEHGEITGAVNNFRFNESPVDLLRRFTHASATGPAFSREWGDDYFSRTAMPALRVPDFNMSSVSQAM; encoded by the coding sequence ATGGCCGGGTCGAGGGGAGCCGAGCTGCCGGGCACCGCGACCGCCACGGTCCAGCAACTGGTGGAGCACGCGCTGGCGAGCTCGACGGCCGACGACTGCATCGTGGTCGCCGACCATCGCACCAGCGCCAACCTGCGGTGGGCCCACAACACCCTGACCACCAACGGCGTGATGCGCGGCATCGACGTCACCGTCATCTCGTTCGCCCGTCGTTCCGGGGGCGTCTGCGTCGGCACGGTCTCCGGCAGCGCCGGCTCCCCCGAGCAGGTGACCGCCCTGGTGTCCGCCGCCGATGCAGCTGCGCTCCTGGCCTCCCCCGCACCCGACGCCCACGACCTCGTCGCCGACGTCACCGACCCGGCGTGGGACGACGAGCCAGGCGAGACCGACATCCACGTCTTCGACGCCTTCGCGCCGGCGCTGGGCGAGGCCTTCGGGCGCGCCCACGGGGGCGGCCGGATCCTCTACGGCTTCGTCGACCACCACGTGACGACGACCTACCTCGCCTCCTCGACCGGGGTCCGGCTGCGCCACGTCCAGCCGACCGGTCACTACGCGTGCACGGGCAAGACCGCCGACCTGGCGAGCAGCGCCTGGGTGGGCGGGGCGACCCGTGACTTCGTCGGCGTCGACGCGCTGGCCGTGGAGGCCGAGCTCGAGCAGCGCCTGGGCTGGGCCGCGCGGCGGGTCGACCTGGCCGCCGGGCGCTACGACACCGTCCTCCCGCCCGCGGCGGTGGCCGACCTGATGATCGACGCCTACTGGAGCGCGGGCGCCCGCGACGCCCACGACGGCCAGTCGGTCTACAGCCGCCGCGGCGGGGGCACCCGGATCGGCGAGACCATCGTGCGCCCCGACGTCACCCTGTACTCCGACCCGCGCTACGCCGGCCTCGAGTGCGCGCCGTACGCCGTCGTGGAGGCGTCCGGCAACGACGACTCGGTGTTCGACAACGGCCTGCCGCTCGGCCGCACCGACTGGATCGACCACGGGGTCTTGTCCGCCCTGCGCCAGACCCGCGAGACCGCCGACCTCACCGGGCGGCCGGTCACCCCGGCGATCGACAACCTGGTGCTGGAGGTCGACGGCGCCACCGGCAGCCTCGACGACCTAGTGACCGGCACGGAGCACGGGCTGCTGCTGACCTGTCTCTGGTACATCCGCTCGGTCGACCCCCAGACCCTCCTGCTGACCGGGCTGACCCGCGACGGCGTCTACCTCGTGGAGCACGGCGAGATCACCGGGGCGGTCAACAACTTCCGCTTCAACGAGAGCCCGGTCGACCTGCTCCGCCGCTTCACCCATGCCTCGGCGACCGGGCCGGCGTTCAGCCGCGAGTGGGGCGACGACTACTTCTCCCGCACCGCGATGCCGGCCCTGCGCGTGCCCGACTTCAACATGTCGAGCGTCTCCCAGGCGATGTAG
- a CDS encoding TldD/PmbA family protein — MSRVDPGFTALPHRELGDAALARARELGVSHADFRFERVRYQDVRVRDGQLQGASDAEDLGFAVRVIHGGAWGFAAAVHLTVDEAVRVAETAVAVAKVSAAMTSVPVEIAPEPVYDDVEWVSSYTLDPFGVPLADKTEVLVDWTQRLRRHPAVAHATAGLYQVFENKYYADTAGTRTTQQRVRLLPTFTAMGADDNTGTFDDMTSIAPPAGRGWEYVVGSPADGAWDWDAEIAEVPDLLDEKLVSKSVEAGVLDLVIDPSNLWLTIHESIGHATELDRALGYEANYAGTSFATIDRLGSLQYGSPVMHVTGDRTVEHGLATIGYDDEGVATQSWDIVRDGVLVGYQLDRPMAALHPELNPLDGQGRSNGCAYADSSGHIPIQRMANVSLQPGAAGTTTADLIGRVEQGLYVVGDKSWSIDMQRFNFQFTAQRFYRIEDGRLAGQVRDAAYQATTTDFWGSMEAVGGPETWQLGGAFNCGKAQPGQVASVSHGCPTALFRGVRVLNTNDEGAH, encoded by the coding sequence ATGTCTCGTGTCGACCCAGGCTTCACCGCTCTTCCCCACCGGGAGCTCGGCGACGCAGCGCTCGCCCGGGCCCGCGAGCTCGGGGTCAGCCACGCCGACTTCCGGTTCGAGCGGGTGCGCTACCAGGACGTCCGGGTCCGTGACGGTCAGCTCCAGGGCGCCTCGGACGCCGAGGACCTGGGTTTCGCGGTGCGGGTGATCCACGGGGGTGCCTGGGGCTTCGCCGCGGCCGTGCACCTGACCGTCGACGAGGCCGTCCGGGTTGCCGAGACCGCGGTGGCGGTGGCGAAGGTCTCCGCGGCGATGACCAGCGTGCCCGTGGAGATCGCCCCCGAGCCGGTCTACGACGACGTGGAGTGGGTGTCGTCGTACACCCTGGACCCGTTCGGCGTACCCCTCGCCGACAAGACCGAGGTGCTGGTCGACTGGACCCAGCGGCTGCGCCGGCATCCGGCCGTGGCGCACGCCACCGCCGGGCTCTACCAGGTCTTCGAGAACAAGTACTACGCCGACACCGCCGGCACCCGCACCACCCAGCAGCGGGTGCGGCTGCTGCCGACGTTCACCGCGATGGGCGCCGACGACAACACCGGCACGTTCGACGACATGACCTCGATCGCGCCCCCGGCGGGCCGCGGCTGGGAGTACGTCGTGGGGTCGCCCGCCGACGGCGCCTGGGACTGGGACGCCGAGATCGCCGAGGTGCCCGACCTGCTCGACGAGAAGCTGGTGTCCAAGAGCGTCGAGGCCGGCGTCCTCGACCTGGTGATCGACCCGAGCAACCTCTGGCTGACCATCCACGAGTCGATCGGGCATGCCACCGAGCTCGACCGCGCCCTGGGCTACGAGGCCAACTACGCGGGCACGTCCTTCGCCACCATCGACCGCCTCGGAAGCCTCCAGTACGGCTCCCCGGTGATGCACGTGACCGGTGACCGCACGGTCGAGCACGGCCTGGCCACGATCGGCTACGACGACGAGGGCGTCGCCACGCAGAGCTGGGACATCGTCCGCGACGGCGTGCTGGTCGGCTACCAGCTGGACCGGCCGATGGCGGCGCTGCATCCCGAGCTCAACCCGCTGGACGGCCAAGGGCGGTCCAACGGTTGCGCCTACGCCGACTCGTCGGGACACATCCCGATCCAGCGGATGGCCAACGTGTCGCTGCAGCCCGGCGCCGCGGGCACCACGACCGCCGACCTGATCGGGCGGGTCGAGCAGGGCCTCTACGTGGTCGGCGACAAGTCGTGGTCGATCGACATGCAGCGCTTCAACTTCCAGTTCACCGCGCAGCGGTTCTACCGGATCGAGGACGGCCGGCTGGCCGGACAGGTCCGGGACGCGGCGTACCAGGCGACGACCACCGACTTCTGGGGCTCGATGGAGGCGGTGGGTGGCCCGGAGACCTGGCAGCTCGGGGGCGCCTTCAACTGCGGCAAGGCGCAGCCCGGACAGGTCGCCTCGGTCAGCCATGGCTGCCCGACCGCGCTGTTCCGCGGCGTACGCGTGCTGAACACCAACGACGAGGGAGCGCACTGA